In a genomic window of Candidatus Avedoeria danica:
- a CDS encoding DUF2283 domain-containing protein, with translation MALAKRKVKIWYDAEGDFLEVIFDNRPGFFRETTNDQVMEKVDEEGNVLGFSVLRVSAVKQAPLDVAL, from the coding sequence ATGGCCCTCGCCAAACGAAAAGTGAAGATCTGGTATGACGCGGAGGGTGACTTCCTTGAGGTGATCTTCGATAACAGGCCAGGGTTCTTTCGGGAGACAACGAATGATCAGGTGATGGAGAAGGTTGACGAGGAGGGCAATGTGCTCGGCTTTTCCGTGTTACGTGTCAGCGCCGTGAAGCAGGCACCGCTAGACGTTGCGTTGTAG